The genomic region GCAGTCAGAAGAAGGTAAAGTTGAAATTATTCTAGAGGGCGAAATTGTCACTCAGGCTATTCGAACTGAAGAAGTAGGAAATTGCGCGTCTAAATTGGCGGCCATTCCGGAAGTTCGTGAAGGCTTGTTGTTGCGTCAGCGCGCTTTTTCGCAGGCGCCTGGTTTGGTAGCGGATGGTCGTGATATGGGGACCGTGGTGTTTCCTTCGGCGCAGATTAAAATATTTTTAACGGCGTCGGCTGAAGAGCGTGCTAAGCGTCGTTCGCAGCAATTGCAGCAAAAAGGTGAAGCTGTTAATCTAGCAGAACTTGTAAAAACGATTAAGGAGCGAGACGAGCGTGATGCTAATAGAGCCATTGCTCCTCTTGTGCCTGCAGCAGGCGCGTTAGTTATAGATAGTACAGATTTGACGATAGAACAGGTTGTCGAGATGATTTTTGCTGAAACGGCAAAAGCTGGTCTTGTATAATCTGTTCTTTTTTGCGTCTACTTTTTTACATCTAGAATGTGCTAGAATAGATCAAATGTTATTCAAGTCGATAAAGGTGCCAGCAAGCTTTTATCGCATCATCCAAAAAAATTGACCCACATTTGCTGGCAATGTGGATATGGCCTAGTTCTTTATATGGGCCGACTATATAGGAAATACAATGACTCAAAGCTTCGCAGAACTGTTTGAAGAAAGCCTTTTAACCGTCGAAATGGCGCCAGGCTCAATTGTTACTGGTATCGTTGTTGATATTGACAGCGAGTGGGTAACTGTTCATGCAGGTCTTAAATCTGAAGGCGTAATTCCTCGTTCTCAGTTCCTAACGGATAGTGGTGAGTTTAACTTAAACATCGGTGACGAAGTTAAAGTTGCTCTTGATGCTGTTGAAGATGGTTTCGGTGAGACTAAATTGTCTCGTGAAAAAGCTAAACGTGCAGAAACTTGGTCTGTTCTTGAAAAAGCTTACGAAGAAAACGCCATTGTTCACGGTGTTATCAATGGTAAAGTCAAAGGTGGCTTCACAGTTGATATCGCTAATATCCGTGCTTTCTTGCCAGGCTCTTTAGTAGATGTTCGCCCAATTCGCGATACATCTCATTTGGAAGGTGTGGATCTAGAGTTCAAACTTATCAAGCTTGATCAAAAACGTAACAACGTTGTTGTTTCTCGTCGTGCCGTTATGGAAGCGACTAACAGCGCTGAACGCGAAACATTGCTTGCTTCTCTTGAAGAGGGTCAAGAAGTTAAAGGTATCGTTAAGAACCTTACTGACTACGGTGCTTTCGTTGATCTTGGTGGTGTTGATGGTCTTCTACACATCACTGACATGGCTTGGAAACGCATTAAGCACCCAAGCGAAATCATTGCTGTTGGCGATGAAATCGATGTTAAAGTTCTTAAATTCGACCGCGAGCGTAACCGTGTGTCTCTAGGTCTTAAGCAGTTGGGTGAAGATCCATGGGTTGCTATCAAAGCCCGTTACCCAGAAAACACTAAGGTAACTGCTAAAGTTACTAACTTGACTGATTACGGTTGCTTCGCTGAACTTGAAGAAGGCGTAGAAGGTCTAGTGCACGTTTCAGAAATGGATTGGACTAACAAAAACATTCACCCATCTAAAGTTGTTCAGATTGGTGATGAAGTTGAAGTTATGGTTCTTGATATTGACGAAGAGCGTCGTCGTATTTCTTTGGGTATCAAGCAGTGCACAATGAACCCATGGGAAGAATTCGCTACATCTTTCAATAAAGGCGACAAAATCTCTGGCGCAATCAAGTCTATCACTGACTTTGGTGTGTTCATTGGTCTTGACGGCGGTATTGACGGTCTTGTTCACCTATCTGACCTATCTTGGGACGAAACTGGTGAAGATGCAGTACGTCAATACAAGAAAGGCGATATGCTAGAAACAGTTGTATTGTCTATCGATGCTGAGCGTGAGCGTATTTCTCTAGGTGTTAAACAACTAGAAGAAGATCCGTTCCTAGCTTTCGTTGCTGAAAATGACAAAGGCACTATCGTTAACGGTACTGTCTCTGAAGTTGATGCGAAAGGTGCTGTAGTTGTTCTTGCTGAAGGCGTTGAAGCTACTTTGAAAGTATCTGAAATCAGCCGCGAGCGTATCGAAGATGCAACTACTGCATTGAAAGAAGGTGATAAAGTAGAAGCTGCGATCATTAACGTTGATCGTAAAGCACGTACTATCACTCTTTCTATCAAGCAGAAAGATGCTACTGAAGAGAAAGCTGCGTTGAAATCTCATTCTGAGAAGCAACAAGCAGAAACTAATGGTCCAACCACTATCGGTGATTTGATCAAAGCACAACTAGAAAACCAAAACTAAGTTTGGATTAATAGTTGTCATAAAAAGCGGACTTAGGTCCGCTTTTTTTTGGTCTTATTTTCTTGAATTTATTGACAGAAAAACTATACACAGAACATGTGGATAACCATGGGTATAGACTTGGTGTATGTTTTTTATCGCAGAGAGTTAAGCAGTTTTTCGGTGTCTTCTTCGTTCCAATTCTCTTTCTCTAGCAGCTCTTTGAGCGCTTTACTTTGCTGGGCGTTATGGAGGTTTTTTTGGAATTTGGCGTAATGGAAGTCTTTTATTAGACGTTCGTCGTGTTTTGAGCGATAAAGTGCTTGGTTTTGAGTGTTTTCTGTTCTCTCTTGGTTGAGTGAGTCAATTTTTTTGTAAGTATTTAAAAACTGCTTTTTATTCATCTCCCACTCTCTTATTTGCTTTCGATCCGAAGTATTTCAAAGTGATCGTTTCTTGCACACCACTTTATATTGATGTCCCAAAGCGTGATTCCATGCTCTCGATCAAGCTGTTCTGATAAATAGGAAGGTCTGGGGTCTTGTCCAACAACTTGTTTAATTAAAGTTGTTATTTCTCTTTTGTGCAAATTTTCGTAGTTTTCGCATTGAGACTTTGCCAGTTCTGAAAACAATACGGGCTTTATTTGCGCTTCTGCAGATGTTGGCGCAAATCCTCCTTTTGCTTCCGTGATGCTGTCTGCATAAGGTAGGTAAGGTTTTATATCAAGAACGGGGGTACCATCTAGCAAATCTGCGCCATGTAAATCAATGAATGTTTTTTTGTCTTCTTGGTAGATGCGTCCAATCTTCACTACTGACAGTCCTATCGGATTAGGCCTATGAGTTGAACGTGTGGCAAATACGCCTACTTTTTCTTTTCCACCTAGGCGTGGTGGTCGTATTTTTGCTTTCCAGTTCTCAGACATGCAAGCGTGAAAAACAAACTGGATCCAGATATGAGAGAAACCATCAAGTCCATCGAGAATATCTAGTCTGCTATAAGGAGGGATGAGCTCTAGGCGTGCAGTGGCTTCTGTGACCAGTCCTGGTTGTCGTGGTATGCCGAATTTTTCCTTGTAACACGAATGCACTATGCCGATGGTGTTAAGCGTAAAAGAATTGAGTGGCGACAATGTAAGATCCTTTCGTGACAATCTGAGCTAAATGAATAAAAATATTGTGATAGTATACTGTCTTGATGAAATAGGTCGCGGTTTATTTGACGATCTATTATTTGTTCTTCTTTACTTTTATTAGAGATTAAAAATGTCTTTAGAATCTTATATGAATCAAATTGGTCAGCAAGCTAGGGCGGCTTCTCGTCTTCTTGCGAAAGCATCTACGAAGCAAAAAAATATGGCACTGTTTGCTATGGCAGACGCTTTGGAAAATGCTCGACCTCGATTGATATCTGAAAACGCTAAGGATATGGAAAATGGCCGAGTTAAAGGCTTGGATTCAGCTTTACTAGATCGTTTGTTGCTTGATGATGCCCGAATTGACGGCATGATTGAGGGTTTAAAGCAGGTGGCGTCTTTGCCTGATCCAATCGGTGAAATATCAGATATGGTGTATTTGCCGTCAGGTATTCAGCGAGGCCAGATGCGCGTGCCTTTAGGGGTGATTGGCATTATTTATGAGTCTCGTCCAAATGTGACCATCGATGCGGCAAGTCTCTGTTTGAAATCTGGTAACGCCACTATTTTACGTGGCGGCTCAGAGGCATTTTATTCCAATCAAGCTATTGCTGAGGCTGTAACGGCAGGTGTCATCGCTGCTGGTTTGCCAGAGCATGCAGTGCAAGTTCTTAATACGACAGATCGTGAAGCGGTTGGCATGTTAATTTCTATGCCTGAGTTCGTTGATGTTATTGTCCCTCGTGGTGGCAAAGGTTTGATTGAGCGCATTAGTCAGGATGCGCGGGTTCCTGTAATCAAACACCTTGATGGTAATTGTCATGTCTATATTGATAGTGAGGCGGATCTTGAAAAGGCTTATGCTATTGCCATGAACGCTAAAACCCGCCGCTACGGTGTGTGTAATGCAATGGAGTCATTGCTGGTTCATTCTGCAATTGCTGGGGATATTTTGCCTAAGTTAGTGGCTGCTCTGCAGGAAAAAGGTGTGTCTCTGGTAGGTTGTGAGCAAGCTCGTGCTATTAGCTCTGTCATTGAAGCTGCATCAGAAGAAGATTGGTATACAGAGTATTTGGCCCCTAAGTTATCTATTAAGATTGTGTCTGATATGGATGAGGCGATTGCACACATCAATAAATATGGTTCTCATCATACGGACGCAATTGTTTCGCAGAACTATACAAAAACACGAGCGTTCATGACGGAAGTGGATTCTTCGTCAGTGATGGTGAATGCTTCAACATCTTTTGCTGATGGTTTTGAATATGGTTTTGGAGCTGAAATTGGTATTTCTACTGACAAAATTCATGCTCGTGGTCCTGTAGGATTGTTGGGGTTGACCAGTCAGAAGTATGTCGTACTTGGCGATGGTCATACTCGTGACAATTAGAGTTAAGGATAATGTAAAGACTTCTGGGTTGGCTATTATGGGTGGGACATTTGATCCTGTTCATAATGGCCACTTAAGAACAGCGGTTGAGATTTTAGATCGCTACCACTACTCCGCTTTGAGGTTAATACCTTGTTTTCAGCCTGTGCATAAAGATCGACCAAGTGTCTTGCCTCAGCAACGACTTGAAATGGCTAAGCTTGCAGTATCTGGTGATGCTCGATTGAGTGTCGATTCTCGTGAGATTGATAGGGAAGGTCCAAGTTATAGTATCGATACGTTGCGAGATCTTCGGAGCGAAATAGGTCCAGATGAATCACTCATTATGGTGCTAGGAATGGACAGCTTTTTATCCCTTCCAACTTGGCATAATTGGCAGCAGATAATCCAGTACGCTCACTTGTTGGTTGTGTCGCGACCTGGTTGGGAGCCTGACTTGATCTCTGAATTGAGCGGTTTTTGCGAAAACTATCGTGCCGCATCGTCGCATGAGTTACAATGCGCGCCCTCAGGGCGGGTCTGGTTCGAGACTCTCACTCCTTTGGGGATATCCTCTAGCATGATTAGGGCGTTGGCTCGTAAAAACGAGTCTATTGCTTATTTGTTGCCAGAACCAGTCCAAAACTATATAGAACAACATCAATTATATCGATAGGGTAACGTAATTATATGAGTCAGCTTAACCTCACAGCAGATCAAATTTTGGCTTTTGCTGTTGAAGCATTGGAAGATGTGAAAGGTGATAAGATCACAGTATTGAATGTAGGAAATCATACAGACATGATGGATTACATGGTGATCTGTACCGGTACTTCAAAGCGTCATGTTAATGCTTTGGGTCAAAATGTATTTGAACATTTAAAAGGTCAAGGTCTTCAGCCATTGGGTTCAGAAGGTCGTGGTATGGGGAGTGATTGGGTGTTGGTTGATTTACATGATGTTGTTGTGCATGTAATGACAGAAGAAGCTCGAGCTTTTTATGATCTTGAGAAGTTGTGGGATATTAAGCCAGAACAAATGTAAGGCTCTTTTAAATGCGTGTTCGTTTGATTGCTGTTGGTAATAAAATGCCAAAGTGGGTGACTGAGGGTTACGATGAGTATGCTAAACGCTTGCCAAAAGATTTTGCATTAGAGCTTGTCGAAATTCCAATGTCTCCTCGTGGAAAAAACACTGATATACCAAAAGCTATTCGTAAGGAAGGAGATAGTATGCTCGAAGCTATACCTTCTGGAGATAAAGTAATTGCAATGGAAGTTCTTGGTAAAGAGTGGTCTACCGATCAGTTGGCAGATCAGACCGAGCAGTGGCGAATGGATGGCTATAATGTGAGCTTGTTGGTGGGAGGTCCTGATGGTCTTGATCCAAGGTGTACCGCTCGAGCGGATCAAACTTGGTCTTTATCTCGTCTGACATTACCGCATCCTATGGTGAGAGTTATTTTGGCTGAGCAAATTTATCGTGCTTGGACGCTCATGAACAATCATCCGTATCATAGATAAGGTGATGAAGTGAGCCGTCGACATCAAAACTTCCGCAATTATCGTCAAGAACAGCGACTGACACAGCAGCGTGTTTTTGCTGCCGCTATTTTTGTTTTGCTGATGGCTATTGTGTTGATGGCTCGACTGTTTTATTTGCAGGTTATTGAGCATGAGTTATATCAAACCAAGGCAAATGATAACCGTGTTATGCTGGTTACAGAACCGCCGCCTAGAGGTTTGATATACGATCGTAACGGATTGGTGTTGGCTGATAATCGTCCTATTCACAGTTTAACTGTGATACCTGAACGGGTAGAAAGTTTTCCGAAGTTAAAGCAAATGCTTTCCGGCATTATCGATATTAGTGATGATGAGTGGGAAGATTTTGATGAAAGACGAAAAGAGTATCGCCGCCCTTATCAATCCCTTACTTTAAAATCTCAATTGACCGATGAAGAGTGGGCCAAGGTCTCTGTCGATTTGTATAAACTCGACGGTGTTCAGGTAGAAGCGCAATTAACGCGCTATTACCCTTATGGTGAGGCATTTGCTCATGCCATTGGTTATGTTGGCCGGATTACCTCAAAAGACTTAGAAACAGTCGATAAGTTGGCTTATCAAGGCGCTTTATTTATCGGTAAGACAGGTGTAGAAGGCTATTACGAAAAAACCTTATTTGGAGAAGCTGGTCTTAGCAAGGTTGAGGTGAATGCTCGTGGACGCATTATGTCGGAACTTGAGCGACAAAATCCAACGCCGGGTAAAGATCTCCACTTATATTTAGACGCCAGACTACAGCAATATGCCTACGATCTTTTGGGTGATTATACTGGCGCGGTTGTCGCAATTGATCCCACAACAGGTGGGATTCTCGCCCTGGTTTCTAAGCCTGGTTATGATCCTAACCTGTTTGTGCGCGGGATTTCTATTGATGATTATGCCAAATTACGCCAATCCAAAAAACTCCCTCTTTTTAACCGTGCTTTGCGTGGAGGTTATCCTCCAGCGTCAACGATTAAGCCTTTTATGGGGCTTGCTGGTTTAGAGTATGGGTTTTCGTCATGGACTGAACGGTATTTTGCGAAAGGCTATTATCAAATAAATCCAGACGGGCGTCGCTACCGAGACTGGAAACGGACAGGGCATGGTTGGATTAATTTAGAGCGTTCTATTATTGAGTCTGTTGATACCTATTATTATCAACTGGCTAATAAAATGGGAATTACTCCTATCCATAATTTTTTGACGCGTTTTGGGTTTGGTCAGACAACCTTGCTCGATTTGAATGGTGAGAGTCATGGCTTGTTGCCTTCTAATGAATGGAAAAAAGCCAAATACAAGGAGCCATGGTACCCTGGCGATTCAGTCAATGTAGGTATCGGGCAGGGCTTTATGGTGGCGACACCTCTGCAAATAGCTTCGGCTACCTCTGCTTTAGCCAGTAAAGGGCATTATTTTTACCCTCGTATGACGCAACTTGTGGGAGACAAAATCATTGAATTTCCAGATGGTCTTGGGGATGAGCACGATATTGTTTTGAAGGATCAGCGTAATTGGGGACGTATGATTGATGCTATGCGTAAAGTAATAACCGACTCGCATGGTACCGCAAGGCGTTTGCAAGGAACGGATTATGAAATCGCAGGGAAAACAGGGACCGGGCAAGTATTTAGTCTGCAAGAAGACCAAGAATACGATGCAGATTCCCTTGAAAAACGTTTGCATGACCATGCGTTATTTATAGGCTTTGCACCTGCTGGAAATCCGAAGATTTCAGTGTTTGCCATTTTTGAAAACGGTGGTAGTAGTTCGAAACCCGCGGATTTAACGAAAGCATTATTTGACGCTTATTTGCATGATGATTATCCGGCGCGTTATGACTATTTGAAAGGTGATAAAAATGACTGATAGCTTTTATCGCAGAGCGCTGTCTTTTACCAATGCTCGTTTGTGGAAACTGGTTCACGTTGATGTTTTGTTGATGGGGGCTTTGTTGTTACTGATCTGTGGAGGGCTTTTTATTCTGTACTCAGCCTCAGGGCAGAATGTAGCCATGGTCGAGCGGCAGGTATTTCGATTGGTTATAGGCTTGATGATTTGTGTAGCTTTAGCTCAATTACCCCCGAAATATATGCGACGAGCTTCACCTGCGTTGTTTATTTTTATTTCCGTTTTGCTGGTCTGCGTACTGTTGTTTGGTGTTGGAGCTAAAGGGGCACAGCGTTGGTTGGCTCTGCCAGGAGGTTTGCGCTTTCAGCCTTCAGAAATAATGAAAATTGTTATGCCCATGATGATTGCTTGGTATTTTTCCGATAAACAGTTACCTCCCAATTTTAAGCAAATATTGGCTGTTCTTGGATTAATTGTTTTACCTGTTTTGATGATTGCCAAGCAACCTGATTTGGGAACAGCTCTACTAGTTGCAGTATCGGGTGTTTTTGTTTTATTTCTTGCAGGGTTGGGATGGCGCTACATATTGGGCGCGACAGCATTAGCTCCTGCCGCTGCTTACACATTATGGCAATTTATGCATGATTATCAACGCCAACGAGTACTGACTTTTTTAAACCCTGAGAGCGATCCGCTTGGGTCTGGCTGGAATATCATTCAATCTAAAACGGCAATCGGTTCAGGTGGACTTTATGGAAAAGGTTTTTTACAGGGGACGCAGGCTCAGCTAGATTTTCTTCCTGAAAGCCATACTGACTTTATTATTGCGGTTCTTGCTGAGGAATTTGGCATGCTGGGCTGCGGTGTACTGATTTTAGCTTATTTTCTTGTGATTGCCCGGGGCCTATACATAGCGGCGTATGCAGAAGATAACTATGCGCGATTATTAGCGGGTAGTTTAACACTGACTTTTTTTGTGTACATGTTTGTAAATATTGGGATGGTGTCAGGTATTCTTCCTGTGGTTGGGGTACCCTTACCACTTGTCAGTTATGGTGGCACCTCTATTATTACCATCATGGCGACATTTGGGATTTTAATGTCAATACAAACACATAAAAGAGCAAGATGATGATTAAGCAAGCTACTTTGTTGTTTCTAGCGCTTGGTCTAACTGCGTGTAGTGGTATGGATCATTCTACATTACCTTCAAATTCGGGAGTCAGTGAGTCTCTACTTGAAGATATGCCCAAAGAATGGGCAGATTCCTATGCTGGGAATCCAGAGGTTCAAGTATTTATTAATAAGCTGGTTAGAGAGCATGCTTATGACAAAGGGCGCCTCGAGTTGGCTTTTTCTCATATAAAAGTGCGTCCTAAAGTGATTGAAAAATCAGATAACCAGCCTGAAGTCATTACGCCTTATTATGAGTATAAAACCCGTTTTGTGAATGAAGAAAGGGCAAAGCACGGTCGAGAGTTTGCAAAACGCAATGCAAAGTGGCTGCGAAAAGCAGAGCAAGAGTTTGGCGTAGAGCCTAATATCATAGTGGCTCTGATAGGTGTTGAAACCTATTACGGCCGTATTACTGGGTCAAAAGACGTTTTTACCTCCCTTACCACATTAGCATTTGATTACCCACGAAGAAAAGAATACTTCCAAAGCGAGTTAGAAGCCTATTTATTGCTTGCTCGCAAAGAAGGTTGGAACATTGGCGACACAAAAGGGTCATATAGTGGGGCGATGGGGATGGTGCAGTTTATGCCCAGCAACTATCAAAAATTGGCAATAGATTATGACAAAAACGGACATATCGATTTGTGGGGATCTGAGCCTGATGCGATTGGCAGTGTTGCAAATTACCTTAAGCATCATGGTTGGCAGCCTCGACAACCTTGGTTTGTAATGGCTTATGTTACCGATCCAGATTCAATGGTGGATTTCATCAACCGTGGCAGGGTGGCAAGTACGGAAATGACCGAATGGTCTGCGCTAAATGTACTTCCAACACAGCCATTTATACCTCAGAAAACAGGCTTGATAGGCTTACGAACAAGTCCGGAAGAGGTTTCTTATTGGCTCGCGTATGAAAACTTTTTCACCATTATGGATTACAACCCAAGTAGGCGATATGCCATGTCTGTATTGGAGCTCGCTGAGAGTATAGGAACCTATGAAAGTAATTAACATGCTGTTTGTTGCTGGCCTGAGTTTGCTGGTATTGAATGGGTGTATGAGTACGCGTCATGTTTTAGGAAAAGATGATGTGGATTATGAAAAAGCATCGGGTGGCGGTCGCTATTCTATTTTACAAGATCATGCACCTACTGGTGATATCAAGGTAGATCACCTTCCGGATCTTGTTCCGAAATGGGAGCCTAAAAGTCGTGGTGGTAACAAAAGTCCTTACGAAGTGTGGGGAAAAAAATATTGGGTAATGGATTCAGCACAAGGTTACGAGGCAGAGGGAACTGCGTCTTGGTATGGTAAAAAATTTCATGGGCATAAGACCTCAAATGGGGAAACATATGACATGTACAGTTTTTCTGCTGCTCATAAATCGCTGCCGTTACCTACCTATCTGAAAGTGACGAACCTTGATAATCAGCGTGCTGTTATTGTTAGAGTGAATGATAGAGGGCCGTTTCATGGTGATCGTTTAATCGATCTTTCCTACGCGGCTGCCGCACGACTTGATTATCATAAAAAAGGATTGGCGCGGGTTCGAATTGAGGCAATTACCCCTGCCCAAGGGCAGTCGTATAATCCACCTAAAGTCGCAGTTAAAAAGACGGTGAATCCGCCTGAAGCCTTACCTGATAAGGCATCGCCTATTTCCACTATAGAAACAAAAAGTGTTCCATCAGAGTTGGTTTTTTCTCATCTGCAAATTGGAGCTTTTAGCTCTGAGGAATCTGCAGACAAGCTTAAACAACGTCTTTTTGAGGCATATGATACGACGGTAAACGTTGTTATTAATAAACAAGATGATGGTCTATTTAAAGTTTTGGTTGGTCCTTTTGCTGATGCAGGGGAATTGGCTCAATGGCAGCAAAGGTTACAACAAGAAGGTTTCGGCAGCCCTGTGAGAGTTGCTTTAGTACCCTAGGTACGATTTGTTTGGGCTAGAGATTCTTAAAGGGCTCTAGTATCATTTGTTAACATTTTTTTAGAAGACGATATTTTTGAGTATGAAAAAACTCCTAGTTACTTTATCAGTTGTATTTTGTTTCGTGAGCAGCTCCGTTTTTGCTGCTCCTTCATTAATCCCAACGCCGCCACAATTGTCAGCGAGTAGTTACATTCTTATGGATGCATATACTGGCGATATTTTGGTTGAGCATAATGCTGATCAGGCTTTGCCTCCGGCAAGCCTAACGAAATTAATGACGGCTTATATTGTTGAATATGAGTTGGCTCGCGGAAATTTATCAATGGATGATATGGTTAATGTGAGCGAAAAAGCATGGAGAATGGAAGGTTCTCGTATGTTTATTCGAGAAGGAACACAAGTTAAGTTAGAAGACCTAATGCGCGGTATTATTATTCAATCTGGTAATGATGCAAGTGTTGCCGCCGCAGAGCATATTGCTGGCAGTGAGTCTGCTTTTGCTGACTTGATGAATCAACATGCTCAACTTCTTGGAATGAAAAATTCGCATTTCGTGAATGCAACCGGTTTTCCAGCAGAGGATCATTATTCTAGCGCCCACGATATAGCAAAATTGGCACGTGCGACTATTATACAGTTCCCAGAAAACTACAGTATGTATGCGGAAAAAGAGTTTACCTACAACAATATCCGTCAGCCAAACCGTAATAAATTGTTGTGGCGCGATAAAACGGTTGATGGTATGAAAACTGGTCACACTGAGGCCGCTGGCTTCTGTTTGGCTGCTTCTGCTGTTCGCAATGGTACCCGCTTAATTACGGTTGTTATGGGAACGAAATCAGATAATGCCCGTGCCGTTGAATCTCAAAAATTGTTGGATTACGGTTTCAGATACTATGAAACACGTAAGCTATATAGCCGTGGTCAGGTGGTGAATAATGCTCGTGTTTGGGGTGGTAGCCAGCCTAACGTAAAAGTAGGTTTTGCCGAAGATGTTTTGGTTACTATGCCTCGTCAACAAGGTGCGTCTATTCCAGCTACACTTGATATGCAGAAAGAAATTATGGCACCAATTGCTGTAGGCGATGTATTGGGTAAAATTGTGGTTGGCACTGAGGGTAATGTCTTAATAGAGCGCTCAGTAGTTGCACTAGAGGCAGTAGAAGAAGGTGGTTTCTTCAAGCGAATGTTTGATAAAATTAAACTCTTCTTTATGAACTTGTTTTAAGCGCTAATAGCGAGTGGTAGATTAAATTAATGGCACTAATTACAAAAAACGGTGATCAAGCTGAGAATGCAGTCGATGCACCTAAAATAGAGTTTCCTTGTGACAACTACGTTATCAAAGTGGTTTCACTCGACGTCGAGGGTATTCATACCGAGATAACAGAGCGATTGCTGGTTCATGCTCCAGAGATGGATGTCGCAGCAGAGAATATTAACCGCTCTAGTAAAGGGCGCTTTATTAGTTTTAGTTTTCGTATTGTGGCTCAAAGTGAAGATCAGCTATCGGCTTTACACCGTGACTTAATGTCGATTGAAGCCGTTAAGATGGTCATGTAAATGCAGCTAGACTTAATTTGCCGTGATTTGGGTGTGGTTGACTACGCTGAAACATGGGAGCGGATGAAGCAATTTACTCAAACTCGTTCAAAAGACGATGCTGATGAGATTTGGTTGTTAGAACACCCTTCCTTATTTACGCAAGGTCAAGCGGGTAAAGAAGAGCATCTTTTAGCTCCAGGCGATATTCCTGTTATTCAGGTCGACCGTGGTGGTCAGGTCACGTATCATGGGCCGGGGCAACTTGTTGCTTATGTAATGGTTGATTTAAAGCGTCTCGGAATAGGCGTTCGTGATTTGGTTAGTGTGCTAGAAAATTCAGTTGTTGGTGCTCTTGCGTCGAGCTCAATTGAAGCATATCCAAAGCCTGATGCGCCTGGTGTCTACGTGAATGAGCAAAAAATTGCATCACTGGGATTGCGTGTGCGTAGGGGCTGTTCATTTCATGGGCTTGCCTTAAACGTTGATATGGACCTCACCCCATTTAATCGTATTAACCCATGTGGCTATCAAGGCTTACAAATGGTTGATATGAAACGTCTTAATGAAGACGTTACTTTATCGAATGTAAAGGTTCAGTTGGCGAATCAGCTGGCTGAGCAGCTCGGATACAGTTATCCAGCTATCCAACAAGGGTGGAAATAGAATGACAGCAGAACGCAAACGCGTTGTTCAAGGGGAAAAGCTACGCGGTGCCGATAAAATGGCGCGTATTCCCGTTAAAATAGTTCCTACTGAAGAGATTCCGCGTAAGCCTGATTGGCTT from Marinomonas rhizomae harbors:
- the mrdA gene encoding penicillin-binding protein 2, giving the protein MSRRHQNFRNYRQEQRLTQQRVFAAAIFVLLMAIVLMARLFYLQVIEHELYQTKANDNRVMLVTEPPPRGLIYDRNGLVLADNRPIHSLTVIPERVESFPKLKQMLSGIIDISDDEWEDFDERRKEYRRPYQSLTLKSQLTDEEWAKVSVDLYKLDGVQVEAQLTRYYPYGEAFAHAIGYVGRITSKDLETVDKLAYQGALFIGKTGVEGYYEKTLFGEAGLSKVEVNARGRIMSELERQNPTPGKDLHLYLDARLQQYAYDLLGDYTGAVVAIDPTTGGILALVSKPGYDPNLFVRGISIDDYAKLRQSKKLPLFNRALRGGYPPASTIKPFMGLAGLEYGFSSWTERYFAKGYYQINPDGRRYRDWKRTGHGWINLERSIIESVDTYYYQLANKMGITPIHNFLTRFGFGQTTLLDLNGESHGLLPSNEWKKAKYKEPWYPGDSVNVGIGQGFMVATPLQIASATSALASKGHYFYPRMTQLVGDKIIEFPDGLGDEHDIVLKDQRNWGRMIDAMRKVITDSHGTARRLQGTDYEIAGKTGTGQVFSLQEDQEYDADSLEKRLHDHALFIGFAPAGNPKISVFAIFENGGSSSKPADLTKALFDAYLHDDYPARYDYLKGDKND
- the rodA gene encoding rod shape-determining protein RodA — its product is MTDSFYRRALSFTNARLWKLVHVDVLLMGALLLLICGGLFILYSASGQNVAMVERQVFRLVIGLMICVALAQLPPKYMRRASPALFIFISVLLVCVLLFGVGAKGAQRWLALPGGLRFQPSEIMKIVMPMMIAWYFSDKQLPPNFKQILAVLGLIVLPVLMIAKQPDLGTALLVAVSGVFVLFLAGLGWRYILGATALAPAAAYTLWQFMHDYQRQRVLTFLNPESDPLGSGWNIIQSKTAIGSGGLYGKGFLQGTQAQLDFLPESHTDFIIAVLAEEFGMLGCGVLILAYFLVIARGLYIAAYAEDNYARLLAGSLTLTFFVYMFVNIGMVSGILPVVGVPLPLVSYGGTSIITIMATFGILMSIQTHKRAR
- the mltB gene encoding lytic murein transglycosylase B, whose translation is MMIKQATLLFLALGLTACSGMDHSTLPSNSGVSESLLEDMPKEWADSYAGNPEVQVFINKLVREHAYDKGRLELAFSHIKVRPKVIEKSDNQPEVITPYYEYKTRFVNEERAKHGREFAKRNAKWLRKAEQEFGVEPNIIVALIGVETYYGRITGSKDVFTSLTTLAFDYPRRKEYFQSELEAYLLLARKEGWNIGDTKGSYSGAMGMVQFMPSNYQKLAIDYDKNGHIDLWGSEPDAIGSVANYLKHHGWQPRQPWFVMAYVTDPDSMVDFINRGRVASTEMTEWSALNVLPTQPFIPQKTGLIGLRTSPEEVSYWLAYENFFTIMDYNPSRRYAMSVLELAESIGTYESN
- a CDS encoding septal ring lytic transglycosylase RlpA family protein, with translation MKVINMLFVAGLSLLVLNGCMSTRHVLGKDDVDYEKASGGGRYSILQDHAPTGDIKVDHLPDLVPKWEPKSRGGNKSPYEVWGKKYWVMDSAQGYEAEGTASWYGKKFHGHKTSNGETYDMYSFSAAHKSLPLPTYLKVTNLDNQRAVIVRVNDRGPFHGDRLIDLSYAAAARLDYHKKGLARVRIEAITPAQGQSYNPPKVAVKKTVNPPEALPDKASPISTIETKSVPSELVFSHLQIGAFSSEESADKLKQRLFEAYDTTVNVVINKQDDGLFKVLVGPFADAGELAQWQQRLQQEGFGSPVRVALVP
- a CDS encoding D-alanyl-D-alanine carboxypeptidase family protein, whose translation is MKKLLVTLSVVFCFVSSSVFAAPSLIPTPPQLSASSYILMDAYTGDILVEHNADQALPPASLTKLMTAYIVEYELARGNLSMDDMVNVSEKAWRMEGSRMFIREGTQVKLEDLMRGIIIQSGNDASVAAAEHIAGSESAFADLMNQHAQLLGMKNSHFVNATGFPAEDHYSSAHDIAKLARATIIQFPENYSMYAEKEFTYNNIRQPNRNKLLWRDKTVDGMKTGHTEAAGFCLAASAVRNGTRLITVVMGTKSDNARAVESQKLLDYGFRYYETRKLYSRGQVVNNARVWGGSQPNVKVGFAEDVLVTMPRQQGASIPATLDMQKEIMAPIAVGDVLGKIVVGTEGNVLIERSVVALEAVEEGGFFKRMFDKIKLFFMNLF
- a CDS encoding YbeD family protein: MALITKNGDQAENAVDAPKIEFPCDNYVIKVVSLDVEGIHTEITERLLVHAPEMDVAAENINRSSKGRFISFSFRIVAQSEDQLSALHRDLMSIEAVKMVM